The stretch of DNA CGTCAGGAGTGGGCgcgagataaaagagaaaatgacgacaGAAAATATCAACTCGAGCCACAGCGTTCCCGAGGAAGACATCCGATGGACACAGCCCAATGTtcaaaagacgaggacattgttTGGGGCCGTGGAATTCAGTAGCGTGAGAATAGTACCATGCGctgcaaaaaataatcattcattcattcataagatctttttccatatcgcccaggcctaCTCTGCATCAGAGGGATATGTCcccttttttgtgacattggCTTTATCTTTATACactactgccttttccattgactgactgactgactgtggttgTATCGTGACCATTGTTACATTGCTCATGCATGAGCATTAACGGGACCTCTGACAGAAGCATTGAGAATTGATTAAACCAGCATTAGCTTGCCAACCCGTTAACATATGAGTGCTTTGTTTGTATGATTGCCATTgacataatataaaatgtatataataaaataaatactttttttaaagcaagttTTTTTTGAGGGACATTGGTGCTCTTGTGGGCCCCAGTGGCAGCCGCTTTTTTCGTTTATGCTTTGGGCTGGCCTTGGCAAGTTTTATTGGAATAATATAAGCACGGGTGGTGGTTTTCTATCACCATTGCACTAGGCAATTccttttaacatcataatgataACTTAATTATTTGAATCATTCCCCCACAGATGATCAGTGCATTTGATCATAGAAACATGTTACCAGAAGGGTTCATTATTTTATGCTTTACATCAGTTCTTAAAAAGCAAGGATGTACATGtagatcattattattattataacaagcAAACAACATGGTTTCTGGTGAATTgtgttccattttgttttcttacttcCAGCGTTGGGAATCAAACCTAATCGAAATTTACAGCGGTTAAAACAGGTTCGATTTACACCTACATTAATGTTACACTTGCTAACACCGACAGTGTCTGTTTTTCAGAGAcaccgaagaagaagaggaacgtACAGTGCATTCCTGGACCGGGTGGAAGAGAAACTCTCAAGATCCTGGAAAAATAgattatgaatttaaatttatatttcatttgtttgtttcgtgagtttatttacattcattagTGAAATGTGGTAAATAAGAAGATAATAATATACTTTCAAAAGCATGAAGTTCCAATTACAATGGATAATGTGAAATTGCCATTTTCCaaatttttcttaatgtgttttttaaccatCTTCAGGGTAGCTATATGATTTACTTTAGTTTgcaattcaaattgaaatgagatACAAGACATTAAACAGAATCAACAATCTGCGACTCTCAgaagttatgtttttgttgagtGGAGAAACTGAAGAGGTCTTTCCAGAAGGGGCAGAGACAGCCGCATGAAAACATGCAGTGACTGGTGGCATGGAGTTCACAGCGCCATATGATGAAGCCCGCTGGACCACCGACAGCTGCTCCTTCAGAACCCCAAGAATTGTAAACATGTGAAGCCTGCACATGTTTGAAGCATATCTGTCATAGCTGCACATATGTGTTTAATGAGTCATCCGTGACTCTGTATACAAATCATGGactaaatataaaatgaaagacATATCACTTTCTGCATTAAACCACATGTCCCATGTGCTGCCATGTATTCTACTTATTTTAACTCCACGTTATTCTTTCAAACACTCATCGGATCTTCCATCTCATAAAAATAGATGTATTTACTATTAATAATGAAGCTTGTATTGACCTGTGTTaacagggaaaacaaaagaagtatGTAgtatgtattcaattcaattaaattcaattgtatttgtatagtgccaaatcacaacatacattgtctcaaggcagagagaaatgcagagaaccctttgtactgtccctgcatatttgctgcaacatcagtggagttgcccacACACGTGccaatgtcaatgctgagtttgtctaatgtgtgtttcagcagctctgtgaaatacatgcctgtggatttttcacagtccaccacagcgaccaacCGCTCATGAATGGTATTTGTGACTTATCTGACAATGATAGCTCACTGGTGCACACCTTTGATGTGACATCTtgggttgtatcaatttgaactgaaaaaaatcctgcctCTCTAACCTCATCTGTAATCTTGTCCTTTATCACCTGgctgagaacatccacaactttgccgacaatgtcctttgaaagtacagtcacaagagaacctctaccttttgcaccagtgtcatgaagcttcttgctttgctcaatacaactgctaatgtgctgctgaaggcacagatcataccggctcaaaagtatgaccaactctagaaagttgccatgattgactgcagtattttctagagtataagcagcctctgcttgaccccatctgtaactaagtccacatttgcctatgacttttatcacatctatgaagcgttccatcacctgacgcttctttttcacctgctcatgatGTAGAGACATGTTTGCCAGCCAGAAGGCTTTTTACATCTGCCATTTTAGCCAACAGAAAATAAGCATCAGCACTATATCTGTGGATCTTACATTTCTCATGCACCTCTATctgctgatgaacatgtttccatgttttcacttgctgcaggtgcaaatgccaaacacacagaacaatacagtgattgtgttctttcactgtatgtcagccacttgcggttggtgccatgcttgctgtgaaaaactTAAGTTAGCAGGGggtgttttgtgggttgctgaggatggtaataGAAAACGTGTCAGAATCCTGTGGTTtaggatgagcaaaataatcaaaatgatcggtctcctcgtctacactagcatctgtctgtacctcttGGATCTTCTGCTGGGttgctgttgtctcactggatactgcctctttatctcctctctcagcatcggactcccctgtattgcatggcattaaaaacgcagaagggcatagacactgtTATTTCATGACCGCAGATAGGAACTCTTGTTTAAACAACTTaaacctattatttattcaaccattttattgtaatgcatttatgcggcacaatgaattctgtctagcGTTACTCTAAATCTATAGCCTAACGTTgacaccattctgaatatctggatataTAGAATCTCTCACCACTCCTGCTCTATGTATGTGTTATCTAATCgtacatgaaataactttaatggatattgtttgctctgttatcctctctacctgtcccttctgcagtcatggactctggctcctcttcctcattttcagcagggAGCTACAAGAAAAATCATGAAGAGGTCATTTTTCTGTATACACAGATCAAgcttgaagttgttgttttttttaatcaatatttgcataaaaTTAGCAAACTGTGATTCGCTATGGGTGAtacaaataggctaatatttaagcctaaaatgttagcctaataattacactgctaaccattaggcctatatctctctttaccagctgccacttgggtctgtcctctccaaaacatttctgtgagtttgaCACCTCCTCCAATGGCCCTTTTTCTCTTGAACCTGGCCTCTTCATTCCCTCCCGGCCTCTTTCTACCGTCCGTCCTCGCTGACGCTCGTGGAGATGGTGGAGCTGTCggtaccatagactgtatataaacatggacgtagcgtccgtgacgtcacccattggtttctgctggccggttttgaagcccaaagtggccggttccgcagcggctcagcccTCGCCATCTTGCCAGGGCCtgactcctcctttacccgtctaatccaaatatggacatagaggtgtGCCGgatgcagaccggtcgctgaaacatGGACACCTACGTCCaagcttcccagttagctgaggctaaggagctaagctaataagaTAGGCTAAGTGAGAGCCGGCTAGCGTCGCGACCCCGAGGCTGAACCGGGtcggtactgactgcggtaacgtgagctccgggaccagtcgtcccagccaacgttacatatggtaagtaacactggaacaacgtttgaaataaatatttgttactgaaattataagtcttaaaaattacattttttatttgtattagtggtagtttgcaccactatattttgattctaataaattaaatcaaataaacgttaactaaacagaagttaaaatgtgatggtcagtgttcttggcatacaaTTGTTTGTATGTTAACAATTGTAattgttttattgacactggcttgtagttttagttattattgtcatttattcatttattttggcattaagggacatacacatacaccaaacaagaaaacagaaaaactataattccccactccactgtcgtaaacagtgcacagatcaagttttcacactgacagaagtccgtggtagtctaccttacctgtcctactatagacattactgtaccagattatcactttgaatttgactgtaagaaaggcacttttatatttgttacatgatgttattacttccagcacattggttgttgttcagttcacctgtgatgcttccactagctgcgcaaaacaaaccagtaccagtcgtggctgcttgactttacagttatatagtctgtctaaaaataaagtattagagactcatctatattctgagatgtagctctttagttccattttatcctacagatgtgacataacagtgttaacataaaaatgtgagctacactcttgAGTGGACCTCACATTTTTCAgtatctgaagcatttatcactcatttattaattttgatcctacagtcacaatgtggacgtgttgatgagttttccgtcgaggtgtccagagagcttcagaccttggcgtgctgtttggctggtggactgggttggaaaagccttcttccactctgtttccactccgtgaggaagagcaacagctgacgtcctcatcatccactgtggtgacgacaacctgagggagatcagtagcatcaggctggtcaacatgaagacgacctgcagcagactcacctccagcaccttgtgaaggggacctgtaactgctacagttggcagtgtcactgctattgaattcGGCCTTCAggtcacactttgttaagcctaaacaGATCCCTGActatcatggacaatgttgagtttattttatgttcatcaatgttgattaaaaataccaactatagctacaacacttattacctctgcccttcccctcccctacagtcccacactgtatccccttctcctcccaccacatggactctgcagctctgggctcattctgagctcagctgttaccgcTTGTACAGGTcaagtctgtatattaaatgtgttctacaattttaatattgtacacctttttgtgttttgtactttcactaaaaataaatctgagagttgaTCGATAACGtctggttctggctcataaattatgtttatattttaactatttttgtctttaatagtgactgaatatgtgagatttcacattcaaatctgactattaattgacaaataataTACAGATAACTGCAGAtaactacagataaaaccttaagcaataacaggtttgtgtgatttaaatatattttaaaagctgtgtaacagtacatgtaatgacAAGAActgagtgattcatttttcttctttgctcttggagacagaacatggtcaacaCAGTGGActccttcaggcaggtccttccctaataacaaacacacaaataaaaaatagtaagacaagtttgtaaataaagaggtttgtgtgcttgtgttctgtagatatgcctccacgtatatttggttatctggggtgtctgccagcccacggagaatgaaaagaaaacaatgagttgttgattcgtggtttcggttggccgtgcagacggtctgtaaacgagccattcacagcccgggcgtcaagtgacgtaagtggactcctgctactggggcgaccaagtccccaacctgagcagcacctccccccttaaagtgcggaaaaacagatcgcatcTACGCCCTAATTTTCTCTTCGCAAGCGAACGACGgccgcgggcatggccaagctagactcgcagccggccggcggagctcgcggctcgCGGGAtatcgttaacgttctatcgcccagccccttgtgctctgagtgtaattatggagaacgtgttcgctgggcctcccgggtctctacgttgtgtttgtgccttgtcacgtgcgactgttgtcatggcagcgcaacgctgtagttgcgcagcagacccggggaggagcgaggtggagctttgcggaacacgaagggaggggggcgaggagtgagcaggaatcgaccatagtctcacagggctgtttatacagaaagaggagggtgctgtgtggcttgatccttgaagtgttttgacatggaatgtcaaagacatgtagtgcacacacctgaaaaccaatgtaacttgtgtaaaaggggccataatatgggccctttaatgaAATTAATCTATCAAATCTCATTTGATCATACATGGtcttgcatgtgtgcgtgtccctGGCGTATCTGtgtgtaaaaatacacaaaccaaacaaaagcaGGGTTCAGACACACAGGCGTGTTATGTAAAAGCAGCCGGTGGCTCCGAGCCAGTCACTGTGTGTTATTCTTCATGCATGATGGGCTGTAGAGCAAATTGCTCTGCACTGCGCTTCCTGCCCTCTGACCAATCAGTTTAAACGAAAACACGCGGCTGCATGGGGGCGGGGctgtgtctgacacacacacacacacacacacacacacactcactcacacactcacacacacaaagtgatttgtcatgTAAAAACAATgccacacaaaatatattaataacaattaatcgggaaaaaagcagattatcccataatgaaaataattattggtTGCAGgcataataattaaaaatttgCTCCATCCTGCTTTTATATTAATGAAcaatgattaataaataatctaaTAATCCATAGGGCCAACAGTAAATTACTTTTCCTGCATTGatcatttctttacatttaaTACTTTAAGTATATTTTTCTACTTACATGAATCGatgaatttaattcaatttagaGAAAATTAATAAGCAAATATTTAGAGATtggaaaaattgtttatttatttaaaaaaaaagaagctggtACCAGCTTTacaaatgttgatgtttttctttgattaaaattaatttaaatatttctgGTATTTAGACAAAgcaattatataataatacatttttttgttagtttcaACCTTATTTTACAAATGCAATATTTTCAGTGGAGGATTTTTACCTAGAATGTTGTTTAAAGTGTGGCATTAGCGCTTGTACTTATAAAAACGGACCCCAAACAtaatcttatttaaaaaaaaaccgaCAACATTCATAAATCGAGTGGCGTGACAGAGTAGAGCAACAGGTCATCCTGCTCCGCGGGCTGACGCATGGTTGACAGCCGTGTTAGCCAATCAGCTGCGAGAGAAGGGAGGACGAGCGCCAATCGCAGTGTCCGTGTGGGCGTCGACCCAGACTGGGCTCACACTCGACTGCAACAGTGTCATCGGCGGCAGATCCACACGGGGCACAACGAAGACACAGGGAATGTGTCTCCGCCCTCTGCCGAGGGGTTTTCTATCGTCGTTGCGGAATTAAGAAGCGGGGACTCGGGTTGTTATTTTCATTCAGGCCGTGCAGACGCTGCAGACGATCGGTTTCGTATTCACCGAGGCCTAAGGTTGAATGCTTCTCTCCACAGATGGATCAGACTGGTAGGTAACCAAGTCGCgatgttaaaaatgtatgagtCCACCTGTCGGTCCTCTGTGCATTAatccaaataaaatacagaGGCCCTGGAGACTAgactattcatttttaaataaacaatcaAGGATGTgctgttttattaaaaagattACAGTAAAACTAACAAGGCCCTTTAGGACGACACCATGTGGGGTATATGATTTAAATAAACTACAATAGTGGGCTGTAACACATTATTTGGacttttacattaaaaattaGCACAATAACGCAGCAGTAAACCCCAGGCTTCAAGTATAACATGAAGTATATTAAAGTTATTTTCTGCCATGGTacttttaaatgtcttttccCCACGGTCTCAAAAGGCTGAAGATATTAAACATTTGTGGacttttactgttttggttgaaatgaaaggaagaaTAGTTCATGccttttgcatttgtttatcCACATTGATGTGTATTTCTTTATGGTAAACACCTGTAGTTTCCCCCCTTATATGTTATCAGCACAATTGGTAATCAGCACATTAAGtcaaaaaataatatgatatttgttgttttgtctaatGACATTTCGGCGCTTTGTTGACAGTACagtttaaattttaatttccactaCAGTCTACCCTTGTAAAAACATTTGCCTATAAACACACCCCAGCTGTCACAAAGCAGaattatcatttatatttatgtggTTTTTCTGACCACGTGACAAATGGAAATCTAatattctctcttttctgtttcccaGCTTATCCTTGTCATTGATTGGCTTTATCAATatacttctgctgctgcttccatcCGCAAACAGTGATTGGGCCAGGAAACCAAAATGTTTCTAAAAGTGACCTAAAAGCTTAGATTTCCAACTTTAATGTGAGATGATGTGACTTTTGAAAGAGGGAAATCTTGAATTTCGAAgtcataataaaacaataaaacaataaaatactcTTTTTGCCCAATTCAGAACTCTTAGTCAGGACTTGTTCTAACATGAGCAATGTATTTTTCAGGTTATTGCCGCAGTCGTTTTGGATTATAATCAACTAAGCCTAACTGCTCGACAGTTGGATCCAACTTCCCCACATCACCAATCCCTCCCCATGAGGAAAGATGGGGAATGGATTGTCGGAACAACCTAGCTTCCTTTCAAGCATCCCGGTCTTCCAGTCATTTCACATCGCCATCCTTGGGTTGGACTCTGCGGGGAAGACCACCATTTTGTACAGACTGCAGTTCAACGAGTTTGTGAACACCGTTCCCACCAAAGGTTTTAATGCAGAGAAGGTCAAAGTGTATCTGGGTGGCCACAGGACTGGGACGTTCCACTTCTGGGACGTCGGCGGTCAGGAGAAGTTACGCCCCCTGTGGAAGTCGTACACGCGATGCACGGATGGCATCATATTTGTGGTGGACTCTGTCGATGCAGAGCGCATGGAGGAGGCCAAAACAGAGCTCCATAAAATCGCCAAGACGTCTGAAAACCAGGGTGTGCCCCTGCTGGTGGTGGCCAACAAACAGGACTTGAGACACTCTCTGGGATTGGCCGAACTGGAGAAATTGCTGGCACTGAAAGAACTGGGCCCTGCAACCCCTTGGCATCTGCAGCCGGCCTGTGCCATCATTGGAGACGGGCTCAGGGACGGCCTGGACAGACTCCACGACATGAtcctgaaaaggagaaaaatgcttcggcagcagaagaagaagaaataatctTGTCACGAGACAAGACATCTGTTGCAAGcccgctgttttttttatgtg from Scophthalmus maximus strain ysfricsl-2021 chromosome 20, ASM2237912v1, whole genome shotgun sequence encodes:
- the arl4aa gene encoding ADP-ribosylation factor-like 4aa, yielding MGNGLSEQPSFLSSIPVFQSFHIAILGLDSAGKTTILYRLQFNEFVNTVPTKGFNAEKVKVYLGGHRTGTFHFWDVGGQEKLRPLWKSYTRCTDGIIFVVDSVDAERMEEAKTELHKIAKTSENQGVPLLVVANKQDLRHSLGLAELEKLLALKELGPATPWHLQPACAIIGDGLRDGLDRLHDMILKRRKMLRQQKKKK